A genomic window from Candidatus Obscuribacter sp. includes:
- a CDS encoding ribonuclease HII — protein MLKFDVQNYHKVRELFDLPTLSPLAGKANKSAPAPGLQLTLLKELDVIIGVDEVGRGCLAGPVVSAAVLLPLTRLHPSLLKSLSELDDSKKLKADVRERISDVVRASCPYAIGMATPREIDEINILQASLLSMRRAIAALSEQVGIQKALVLVDGNKQIKEMPFAQLTVIKGDSKSASIAAASVVAKVHRDSLMRELALQYPVYGFDSHKGYPSISHRKAIAEHGHCDEHRLSFRLLAEVEEELEDAGLELEQV, from the coding sequence ATGCTCAAGTTTGATGTGCAAAATTATCATAAAGTGCGCGAGTTATTTGACCTGCCCACTCTCTCTCCCCTTGCTGGCAAAGCCAATAAATCGGCTCCTGCTCCCGGTCTACAACTGACTCTGTTAAAAGAGCTAGACGTAATCATCGGGGTAGATGAGGTCGGTCGTGGTTGTCTGGCTGGACCTGTGGTATCAGCAGCGGTGCTATTGCCTCTGACTCGTTTGCATCCATCTTTACTTAAATCACTGAGTGAGCTTGATGATAGTAAAAAGCTCAAAGCCGATGTACGTGAGCGCATCTCAGATGTTGTGCGAGCTAGTTGCCCTTATGCGATAGGCATGGCCACTCCGCGCGAGATAGACGAGATCAATATATTGCAAGCCAGTCTGCTCTCCATGCGCCGAGCAATTGCTGCCTTGAGTGAGCAAGTGGGTATACAAAAAGCTCTGGTGCTGGTGGATGGCAATAAACAAATAAAAGAAATGCCTTTTGCTCAGCTCACTGTAATCAAAGGTGATAGTAAGTCAGCCTCCATAGCCGCAGCGTCAGTGGTGGCAAAAGTACACCGTGATAGTCTGATGCGTGAGTTGGCACTACAGTATCCAGTCTACGGTTTTGACAGTCACAAAGGTTATCCCAGCATCAGTCACCGCAAAGCCATCGCCGAGCACGGTCACTGCGACGAGCACAGATTGAGCTTTAGATTGCTTGCCGAGGTTGAGGAAGAGTTGGAAGATGCCGGTCTAGAGCTAGAGCAGGTTTGA
- a CDS encoding DUF5615 family PIN-like protein: MTIWLDAQVAPALAQWMQEKFSVEVHALRDLELRDAADTAILDEARKARTIFQQIFLLTLELLNAGKGLVEIS; the protein is encoded by the coding sequence ATGACAATCTGGCTAGATGCGCAGGTCGCGCCTGCATTGGCGCAGTGGATGCAGGAAAAGTTTAGTGTTGAAGTACATGCATTACGCGATTTGGAACTTCGTGATGCGGCAGATACAGCAATTTTGGACGAAGCTAGAAAAGCGCGAACAATTTTCCAGCAAATCTTTCTGCTGACCCTTGAACTCTTGAATGCTGGAAAAGGGCTCGTGGAAATTTCCTGA
- a CDS encoding DUF433 domain-containing protein produces MSGTEKRITFNLEVCGGRPCIRGMRIRVTDILDLFANGLSAQEILDEMPDLEMEDLKAALNYASQKLDHPVIAA; encoded by the coding sequence ATGTCTGGGACAGAAAAACGAATTACGTTCAATTTAGAAGTCTGTGGAGGACGCCCGTGCATTCGCGGCATGCGAATTAGGGTCACCGACATTCTTGATTTGTTTGCGAATGGTCTGAGTGCTCAAGAAATTTTGGATGAGATGCCAGATCTTGAAATGGAAGATCTTAAGGCTGCACTGAACTATGCCTCCCAAAAATTGGATCATCCAGTAATAGCTGCATGA
- a CDS encoding J domain-containing protein has product MSYQPPPPPPRPGMPGGQGQGQPQGQPQQGQAPQQNRPLNYYDLLQVNRDAHGTIIRYAYRFLAAMYHPDNAETGDAEKFRIITDAWRTLSDEGKRAAYDMSLGAQQQSGQQQAGAAGSAQQPANFSSRAGMPKMPTTGVAFNETEMRIAMLQILYTQRKKKCSTGGASAKMMMDILNTDDMAEMEFNLWYLREKGLIEMGERLFMISMKGVDYLIDSLSKTQILDGGNETEKKIRKANIDQGQNGAGTPNLPATTR; this is encoded by the coding sequence ATGTCGTATCAACCACCACCGCCCCCACCAAGACCAGGCATGCCCGGAGGACAAGGGCAGGGACAGCCGCAGGGTCAACCTCAACAGGGGCAGGCACCGCAACAAAATCGCCCGCTAAACTATTACGACCTGCTCCAGGTCAACCGTGATGCTCACGGCACAATCATCCGTTATGCATACAGATTTTTGGCTGCCATGTATCACCCAGACAATGCCGAGACCGGTGATGCCGAAAAATTCAGAATCATCACAGACGCCTGGCGCACACTATCGGATGAAGGCAAACGTGCCGCTTACGATATGTCGCTCGGTGCTCAGCAACAGTCCGGACAACAGCAAGCCGGTGCTGCCGGTAGCGCTCAGCAGCCAGCTAACTTTAGCAGCAGAGCAGGCATGCCCAAGATGCCTACAACTGGCGTAGCATTTAACGAGACCGAGATGCGTATCGCTATGCTGCAAATCCTCTACACTCAGCGCAAAAAGAAATGCTCCACCGGCGGTGCCTCAGCCAAAATGATGATGGACATCCTCAATACCGATGACATGGCCGAGATGGAATTTAACCTCTGGTATTTGAGAGAAAAAGGACTGATTGAAATGGGCGAACGTCTGTTTATGATCTCAATGAAAGGCGTAGACTATCTAATCGACTCACTCTCCAAGACTCAAATCTTGGATGGTGGCAACGAAACAGAAAAGAAAATACGCAAAGCAAATATCGATCAAGGTCAAAACGGTGCAGGCACTCCGAATTTGCCGGCGACTACGAGATAA
- a CDS encoding acyl-CoA dehydrogenase produces MTFQLSEEQSLIQEAVREIAQNEFAPLAAEIDQKHRFPRENWDLMAASDLCGLPFPEEYGGAGMDNVSYAIVVEELAKACATTSVVYSAHVSLCAKPIYIFGTEEQKKRWLVPMCQGKKMGAFALSEPGSGSDAAAAKCTAVRKGDHYILNNSKNWITNGIEADYYLVIAQTDASQKHKGLMAIIVEKGAPGFTFGKLEDKIGIKGSSTCQINFEDTPVPVENVLGGETDGFKVAMVTLDGGRIGIAAQAVGIAQGAWDHAYKYAKERVAFGKTINNFQAIQFMLAEMQTEIDAARLLVHHAARAQDLGIKFTKEAAQAKLFAAEVAMRSTIKCVQIFGGYGFVTDYPVERYMRDAKITEIYEGTSEVQRLVIAQNVLKGL; encoded by the coding sequence CTGACATTTCAACTAAGCGAAGAGCAAAGCCTCATCCAGGAAGCGGTCAGAGAAATAGCGCAAAATGAATTTGCCCCGCTTGCCGCTGAAATCGATCAGAAGCATAGATTTCCCAGAGAAAACTGGGACCTCATGGCAGCCTCTGACCTCTGCGGGCTCCCTTTTCCCGAGGAGTACGGCGGAGCTGGCATGGACAACGTCTCCTACGCCATTGTCGTAGAAGAACTGGCTAAAGCTTGTGCCACGACCTCAGTAGTCTACTCAGCCCACGTCTCGCTCTGCGCTAAACCGATTTATATCTTTGGCACCGAAGAGCAAAAAAAACGCTGGCTCGTACCCATGTGCCAGGGCAAAAAGATGGGCGCATTTGCCCTATCTGAGCCAGGCTCAGGTTCGGACGCAGCAGCTGCTAAATGCACAGCTGTGCGCAAAGGCGATCACTATATACTCAACAACTCCAAAAACTGGATCACCAACGGGATAGAAGCTGATTACTATCTGGTAATCGCCCAAACCGATGCCAGCCAAAAGCACAAAGGCTTGATGGCTATCATTGTCGAAAAGGGTGCTCCCGGATTTACCTTTGGCAAATTAGAAGACAAAATTGGCATCAAAGGCTCGTCCACCTGCCAGATAAACTTTGAAGACACCCCCGTGCCAGTCGAAAACGTACTGGGCGGCGAGACTGATGGTTTTAAGGTAGCGATGGTCACTCTCGACGGTGGCAGAATCGGTATCGCCGCACAAGCTGTTGGTATCGCACAGGGCGCCTGGGATCATGCCTACAAATACGCTAAAGAGCGTGTGGCATTTGGCAAAACTATCAATAACTTCCAGGCCATCCAATTTATGCTGGCAGAAATGCAAACAGAAATTGACGCTGCCAGACTGCTGGTGCACCATGCAGCAAGAGCCCAAGATCTGGGTATAAAATTTACAAAAGAAGCGGCACAAGCCAAGCTATTTGCCGCAGAAGTGGCGATGCGCAGCACTATCAAATGTGTACAGATCTTTGGCGGTTATGGCTTTGTCACTGATTACCCGGTAGAGCGCTATATGCGTGATGCCAAAATCACCGAAATTTACGAAGGCACCTCAGAGGTGCAAAGACTGGTAATAGCTCAGAACGTACTTAAGGGACTATAA
- a CDS encoding GGDEF domain-containing response regulator, with amino-acid sequence MSDIKILYVEDAKSSGGTLRKALKDAHMNVVYVGGGFDALDELSDGGADVVVSCIELGDLPGYQLASLIKSSPTAANMPVVLFGAAGYKADPESFWDRACRADAFYSAEDLESDNAKAVVTKIKELVESSRKNGFDRQKSKNIVASRPSFTSGNMLESTARLIDDLLLQQSAQTVARKLASHSDSRSKFIDTLFDALPPFDQSELAGFLVAHPQGAWGSFKPVRGASVSQAMYKKLLDRLTTELELRGEPQIDLRGELIDGGAKEFGSVQILPVSRGGQVLAVLVFACKDKNAFSDQALAFNQLLSQEMATPLELLLSKEALQEMHSREATRASIDSLTGLYNLEFLVGFLQQQLLFSFRQRLPVAVAIIDVDEFSRANLDHGYEFGDSALMTIANRLLHITRSSDLIARYGGDQFAVVLPNTDVAGAKVLAEKVRSEVETLSFDVNGGKSAPKLTVSVGYASFNMEDLNPETILRDAKLALRAAKEQGRNRTESAS; translated from the coding sequence ATGTCAGATATAAAAATACTCTATGTCGAGGACGCAAAGAGTTCGGGCGGCACACTGCGTAAGGCTCTTAAGGATGCCCACATGAATGTCGTCTACGTCGGAGGCGGCTTTGACGCTCTCGATGAGCTATCTGACGGTGGTGCTGACGTGGTCGTCTCTTGCATTGAGCTTGGTGATTTGCCTGGATATCAGCTGGCAAGTTTAATCAAATCATCACCAACGGCTGCCAATATGCCTGTAGTACTCTTTGGCGCTGCCGGTTATAAGGCTGACCCAGAGTCTTTTTGGGACAGAGCCTGTCGTGCTGATGCCTTTTATAGTGCCGAGGACCTCGAGTCTGACAATGCTAAAGCTGTAGTGACTAAAATCAAAGAGCTGGTAGAAAGCTCAAGGAAAAATGGTTTTGACCGTCAAAAGAGCAAAAATATCGTAGCCAGTCGTCCCAGTTTTACCTCGGGCAATATGTTGGAGAGCACGGCTCGCTTGATAGATGATTTGCTCTTGCAACAAAGCGCTCAGACTGTGGCTCGCAAATTAGCCAGTCACAGTGATAGTCGCTCTAAGTTTATAGACACACTCTTTGATGCCTTGCCGCCCTTTGATCAATCAGAGCTGGCAGGATTTTTGGTGGCTCACCCACAGGGTGCATGGGGCAGCTTTAAGCCGGTCCGCGGTGCCAGTGTCAGTCAAGCAATGTACAAAAAGCTGCTAGACAGGCTCACCACTGAGCTGGAGTTACGTGGTGAACCACAAATCGACTTGCGCGGTGAACTCATTGATGGTGGCGCCAAAGAGTTTGGCTCGGTGCAGATTTTGCCCGTTAGCCGTGGCGGTCAGGTGCTCGCCGTGCTGGTTTTTGCCTGCAAAGACAAAAATGCATTTAGTGATCAAGCCCTTGCTTTTAATCAGCTTTTGAGTCAAGAAATGGCCACACCACTGGAGCTTTTGCTCTCCAAAGAGGCCTTGCAAGAAATGCATTCGCGCGAAGCGACAAGAGCATCAATTGATAGTTTGACCGGGCTCTATAACCTGGAATTTTTGGTGGGCTTTTTGCAGCAACAGTTGCTCTTTAGCTTTAGACAACGTCTGCCTGTGGCTGTTGCCATCATCGATGTGGATGAGTTTAGTCGGGCCAATCTAGATCATGGCTATGAGTTTGGCGACAGTGCTTTGATGACAATCGCCAACCGACTCCTGCACATCACTAGATCAAGCGATTTGATTGCTCGCTATGGCGGTGATCAGTTTGCCGTGGTCTTGCCCAATACCGATGTGGCAGGTGCTAAAGTACTGGCCGAAAAAGTGAGATCCGAAGTAGAAACTCTGAGCTTTGATGTAAATGGTGGCAAGTCCGCGCCAAAACTAACAGTATCAGTCGGATATGCCAGTTTTAACATGGAAGACTTAAACCCAGAGACAATCTTGCGTGATGCCAAACTGGCACTGCGTGCCGCTAAAGAGCAAGGACGCAATCGCACTGAGAGTGCTAGCTAA